One Streptosporangium sp. NBC_01495 DNA window includes the following coding sequences:
- a CDS encoding metallophosphoesterase yields the protein MAAVMAASLAAGVLPSIAEAQTGRGPAVTFALLGDTPYGDAQRAEFPALVKDVNTDRNVRFVLHAGDIKDGSSTCDDARFADLAKLFGTFDDPFVLTPGDNDWTDCHRTTAGGYLPTERLDALRRVFFPIPGRTPGRHSMPVLTQAVDRRHRDYRENVLFTRERVVFAAVHVVGSDNDLAPWAQLPGGDRPEPRKAEFEAREAAALDWIDTAFATARLTRAPGVLLLMQAEPVETPGFTKIRKRVIDRARAYGKPVLLVHGDEHVYEVEPSYAGVPNLTRLETYGSTATQWLRVTAAPKAPGVFSWEPQTVTSR from the coding sequence GTGGCAGCCGTTATGGCGGCCTCGCTGGCCGCCGGTGTCCTGCCGTCCATCGCCGAGGCCCAGACGGGCCGCGGCCCCGCCGTGACCTTCGCCCTGCTCGGCGACACACCGTACGGCGACGCGCAGCGCGCCGAGTTCCCCGCCCTCGTCAAGGACGTCAACACCGACCGGAACGTGCGCTTCGTACTGCACGCGGGTGACATCAAGGACGGTTCCTCCACCTGCGACGACGCGCGCTTCGCCGACCTGGCCAAACTGTTCGGCACCTTCGACGACCCGTTCGTGCTGACCCCCGGCGACAACGACTGGACCGACTGCCACCGCACCACGGCGGGGGGCTACCTGCCCACCGAGCGCCTCGACGCGCTCCGCCGGGTGTTCTTCCCGATTCCCGGCCGTACTCCCGGCCGCCACTCGATGCCGGTCCTCACCCAGGCCGTCGACCGGCGCCACCGTGACTACCGCGAGAACGTGCTCTTCACGCGTGAGCGCGTCGTCTTCGCCGCGGTGCACGTCGTCGGCAGCGACAACGACCTGGCGCCGTGGGCCCAGCTGCCAGGCGGGGACCGGCCCGAGCCGCGGAAGGCCGAGTTCGAGGCTCGCGAGGCCGCCGCGCTCGACTGGATCGACACGGCGTTCGCCACCGCCAGGCTCACCCGCGCCCCGGGTGTGCTGCTGCTCATGCAGGCCGAGCCCGTCGAGACCCCCGGGTTCACGAAGATCCGCAAGCGCGTGATCGACAGGGCCCGCGCGTACGGCAAGCCGGTCCTGCTCGTGCACGGCGACGAACACGTCTACGAGGTGGAACCGTCCTACGCGGGGGTGCCCAACCTGACCCGGCTGGAGACGTACGGTTCCACCGCGACCCAGTGGCTGCGCGTCACCGCCGCCCCCAAGGCGCCCGGAGTCTTCTCCTGGGAGCCGCAGACGGTGACGTCCCGATAA
- a CDS encoding DUF4184 family protein has translation MPFTLSHTVAILPLRCRLPPSALAVGAMVPDLPYYLPLPFSSKTTHGWLGAVLVDLPAGVAVLVVFHLLLRAPLTALAPDGLRARLPVRAPSGRGVAVMAALAAGVATHLVWDGFTQVGGFAVVHWPVMRVSVVGAHRVFNVVMYVSSLGGLVVLAGWFVLWYRRAAVRPEPRPGVTGRSRGWVLVAGAVAAVAGAVILGSGDRAAVSLYDLVRCVILGGTVGFGTVLLCYAVAWHVWPAPRSRTGALPPGTPSSGRAGTSGRAGTSRSAGTSESDVPRG, from the coding sequence GTGCCCTTCACCCTGAGCCATACCGTCGCGATCCTGCCGCTGCGGTGCCGGCTGCCCCCCTCGGCGCTGGCGGTGGGCGCGATGGTGCCCGACCTGCCGTACTACCTGCCGCTGCCCTTCTCCTCGAAGACCACCCACGGCTGGCTGGGCGCCGTGCTGGTGGACCTGCCCGCGGGAGTCGCGGTGCTCGTCGTCTTCCACCTTCTGCTGCGCGCGCCACTGACGGCGCTGGCCCCGGACGGGTTGCGCGCGCGGCTGCCCGTCCGGGCGCCGTCCGGGCGCGGGGTCGCGGTGATGGCCGCGCTGGCGGCCGGCGTCGCCACGCACCTGGTGTGGGACGGGTTCACTCAGGTGGGGGGCTTCGCCGTGGTGCACTGGCCGGTGATGCGCGTCTCGGTCGTCGGAGCGCACCGGGTGTTCAACGTGGTGATGTATGTCAGCTCGCTGGGCGGGCTCGTGGTCCTGGCCGGCTGGTTCGTCCTGTGGTACCGGCGCGCCGCCGTACGGCCGGAGCCCCGGCCCGGCGTGACGGGACGGTCACGCGGGTGGGTCCTGGTCGCCGGGGCGGTCGCCGCGGTCGCCGGCGCGGTCATCCTGGGGAGCGGTGACCGTGCCGCGGTGAGCCTGTACGACCTGGTGCGCTGCGTGATCCTGGGCGGGACGGTCGGGTTCGGCACCGTCCTGCTCTGCTACGCGGTCGCGTGGCACGTGTGGCCGGCACCGCGTTCCCGGACGGGCGCGCTCCCGCCGGGCACGCCCTCGTCAGGTCGCGCCGGGACGAGTGGTCGCGCCGGGACGAGCAGGAGTGCCGGGACGAGCGAGAGTGACGTGCCCCGGGGGTGA
- a CDS encoding DUF7824 domain-containing protein, with protein sequence MEAKDVRPAAWDGVRALIDTGDVAGIVKAVTALDDAGRREVARELPGYVTVLQEREQRSLAEREARLDRARQDRQEELLRWRDTGEISEDQYQRAWSMTWDDYDGWEGASGGDGWIEPMRIAGAGTIGGAAAVVTWINRREFERWDLDDARVVDGIEPLLEVIASRPAAWQADLAVRVALRLRPRRRRAPRDRNLPLAFALLRRTGATPPAHDPLVVGWVSRDARLGELRADPLLDHLLPRLFEAEGIGRALRDERSGPGGTTRWLGALRTLAAEGRVPRELLLNGCRSRFLRGGEGPDLRFFARLHELLDPTPAEIEPHAVDYLRLLPTAPGPVAELSLKHVRRLDGLDPADVVEALEGLLFRAEGGLVRTGLAWLEESIRRSPGRADELAPALAMAFGHEARAVRERAVRLAVRHAAHLTALGAEILRGGMGTLTPDLHNRLAAAVGGERVEEPEPASVPEPAPEEVFVPRRLPDPPRPVPVVAPPDTPGQLAGMYRRDGWRVAERRLSAFVRLAARDRESLRAALTPLFAREEEPWHPDEWREHGDWMTAFAAELADPGRTYETGRVAFVNRARRERGLPPVVYEEPDHLPERRRASPLHRFVLLRHAEILDALRAGTLPPLLLATPTLSNGLLDPAELVSRLETLEAADVTPLSADFQQALLRLPRRVDPAVTVRAEALRSEAGRRAARWMAEGGLPDPVVRVTRSGENDGLGSSVWMACTVQAEPTGLPLVDELLADQPRHVNFMADGHLGGLMEWWAAVLPSHREVVAAHLVPHQPVPDWSAAMDSLRLVDLAAAEGPAGRAVAVLLAHRTFPGPFAHDDSLPAFTALRQLAAAGDLPAEEIGAELAERVVRGEITPKLLLGALEAEAADGAHREMWRILAVALPSMLPAPDSRPTPAHADLVARAARLARWARARGRIPALTELAARKGRSHVFRHARALDDQLASPAADTDG encoded by the coding sequence ATGGAAGCGAAGGACGTCCGGCCGGCCGCCTGGGACGGGGTGCGCGCGCTCATCGACACCGGCGACGTGGCCGGGATCGTGAAGGCCGTGACGGCGCTCGACGACGCCGGACGGCGTGAGGTGGCGCGCGAGCTGCCCGGATACGTCACGGTGCTCCAGGAGAGGGAACAGCGGTCGCTGGCGGAGCGCGAGGCCAGGCTCGACCGGGCGCGGCAGGACCGGCAGGAGGAGCTGCTGCGGTGGCGTGACACCGGGGAGATCTCCGAGGACCAGTACCAGCGAGCATGGTCCATGACCTGGGACGACTACGACGGGTGGGAGGGCGCCTCCGGGGGCGACGGCTGGATCGAGCCGATGCGGATCGCGGGCGCGGGCACGATCGGCGGCGCCGCGGCCGTGGTGACGTGGATCAACCGCAGGGAGTTCGAGCGCTGGGACCTCGACGATGCCCGGGTGGTCGACGGGATCGAGCCGCTGCTCGAAGTGATCGCCTCGCGGCCCGCCGCGTGGCAGGCCGACCTGGCCGTACGGGTCGCGCTCCGGCTCCGTCCCCGGCGTCGCCGCGCCCCTCGTGACCGGAACCTGCCGCTCGCGTTCGCCCTGCTCCGCCGTACCGGCGCCACCCCGCCCGCGCACGACCCGCTCGTGGTGGGGTGGGTGTCCCGGGACGCCAGGCTCGGCGAGCTGCGGGCCGATCCGCTGCTCGACCACCTGCTGCCGCGGCTCTTCGAGGCCGAGGGCATCGGCCGGGCACTGCGCGACGAGCGGTCCGGTCCGGGCGGCACCACCCGCTGGCTCGGCGCCCTCCGCACCCTCGCGGCCGAGGGCCGGGTGCCGCGCGAGCTGCTGCTCAACGGCTGCCGGAGCCGCTTCCTGCGCGGAGGCGAAGGCCCCGACCTGCGGTTCTTCGCGCGCCTGCACGAGCTGCTCGACCCCACTCCGGCCGAGATCGAGCCGCACGCCGTCGACTACCTGAGGCTCCTGCCCACCGCGCCGGGCCCGGTGGCCGAGCTGTCGCTGAAGCACGTGCGCCGGTTGGACGGCCTCGATCCGGCGGACGTGGTGGAGGCACTGGAAGGGCTGCTGTTCCGCGCGGAGGGCGGGCTGGTGCGCACCGGTCTGGCCTGGCTGGAGGAGTCCATACGGCGGTCGCCGGGCCGGGCCGACGAGCTGGCTCCCGCCCTGGCCATGGCGTTCGGCCACGAGGCGCGGGCCGTGCGGGAAAGGGCCGTGCGCCTCGCGGTCCGGCACGCCGCGCACCTCACCGCGCTCGGCGCCGAGATCCTCCGCGGCGGCATGGGCACGCTCACGCCCGACCTGCACAACCGGCTGGCCGCGGCCGTCGGCGGCGAGCGCGTCGAGGAGCCAGAACCCGCATCGGTGCCCGAACCCGCGCCCGAGGAGGTCTTCGTGCCACGGCGGCTGCCCGACCCGCCCCGTCCTGTCCCGGTCGTCGCGCCGCCGGACACGCCGGGTCAGCTGGCCGGCATGTACCGGCGCGACGGCTGGCGGGTGGCCGAACGCCGCCTGTCCGCCTTCGTCCGGCTGGCCGCGCGGGACAGGGAGTCGCTGCGCGCCGCCCTGACGCCGCTCTTCGCGCGCGAGGAGGAGCCGTGGCACCCGGACGAGTGGCGGGAACACGGCGACTGGATGACCGCCTTCGCGGCCGAGCTGGCCGACCCCGGGCGGACGTACGAGACCGGCCGCGTCGCGTTCGTCAACCGGGCCCGTCGCGAGCGCGGGCTTCCGCCCGTCGTGTACGAGGAGCCCGACCACCTGCCGGAGCGCAGGCGCGCCTCGCCGCTGCACCGCTTCGTCCTGCTCCGGCACGCGGAGATCCTCGACGCGCTGCGGGCCGGGACCCTGCCGCCGCTGCTGCTCGCCACGCCGACCCTGTCCAACGGCCTGCTCGACCCGGCCGAGCTGGTGTCCAGGCTGGAGACCCTGGAGGCGGCCGACGTGACGCCGCTGTCCGCCGACTTCCAGCAGGCGCTGCTCAGGCTGCCCCGCCGCGTCGACCCGGCGGTGACCGTACGGGCGGAGGCCCTGAGGTCGGAGGCGGGCCGCCGGGCGGCCCGCTGGATGGCCGAGGGCGGGCTGCCCGACCCCGTCGTGCGGGTGACCCGGTCGGGAGAGAACGACGGGCTCGGTTCGAGCGTCTGGATGGCCTGCACCGTCCAGGCCGAGCCCACCGGCCTGCCGCTGGTCGACGAGCTGCTCGCCGACCAGCCCCGGCACGTCAACTTCATGGCGGACGGGCACCTCGGCGGGTTGATGGAATGGTGGGCCGCCGTCCTGCCCTCCCACCGGGAAGTGGTCGCCGCCCACCTCGTCCCGCACCAGCCGGTGCCCGACTGGAGCGCGGCGATGGACTCGCTGCGCCTGGTCGACCTCGCCGCCGCGGAGGGACCCGCCGGGCGGGCCGTCGCCGTCCTGCTCGCCCACCGGACCTTCCCCGGGCCGTTCGCCCACGACGACAGCCTCCCCGCGTTCACCGCCCTCCGGCAGCTGGCCGCCGCCGGAGACCTCCCGGCCGAGGAGATCGGCGCGGAGCTCGCGGAGCGGGTGGTCAGGGGCGAGATCACGCCGAAGCTCCTGCTGGGTGCCCTCGAGGCCGAGGCCGCGGACGGAGCCCACCGTGAGATGTGGCGAATCCTCGCCGTGGCGCTGCCCTCCATGCTCCCCGCCCCCGACAGCCGCCCCACGCCCGCCCACGCCGACCTGGTCGCCCGGGCGGCCCGCCTCGCCCGCTGGGCACGGGCGCGAGGACGGATCCCCGCCCTGACCGAGCTCGCCGCGCGCAAGGGCCGCAGCCACGTCTTCCGGCACGCCAGGGCCCTCGACGATCAGCTGGCGTCACCGGCCGCGGACACCGACGGCTGA
- a CDS encoding RNA polymerase sigma factor yields the protein MSWTARPADDAEVVRLSLVESERFSAIFDLHFHEIHRYVAQRLGADIAEDVVAETFLTAFRKRALYDPSRAGVRAWLYGIATNLIGKQRRVEVRTLRALGRHGPDPDFPGHEERVAARVSAESLRPSLATALAGLHRRDRDVLLLVALAGLSHEEISSALGIPYGTVGSRLNRARKKLRTALGGTNPMLEPEETDHG from the coding sequence ATGTCCTGGACCGCTCGTCCGGCGGACGACGCCGAGGTCGTCCGGCTCTCCCTCGTCGAGTCCGAGCGGTTCAGCGCGATCTTCGACCTGCACTTCCACGAGATCCACCGCTATGTCGCCCAGCGGCTCGGCGCCGACATCGCGGAGGACGTCGTGGCGGAGACGTTTCTCACCGCGTTCCGCAAACGGGCGCTCTACGACCCGTCGCGCGCCGGCGTGCGGGCGTGGTTGTACGGCATCGCGACCAACCTCATCGGCAAGCAGCGCCGCGTCGAGGTGCGCACGCTGCGCGCGCTCGGGCGCCACGGCCCGGATCCCGACTTCCCCGGGCACGAGGAACGGGTCGCGGCGCGGGTCAGCGCGGAGAGCCTGCGGCCGAGCCTGGCAACGGCCCTGGCCGGGCTCCACCGGCGAGACCGCGACGTCCTGCTCCTCGTGGCCCTGGCCGGGCTCAGCCACGAGGAGATCTCCAGCGCCCTGGGCATCCCGTACGGAACCGTCGGGTCACGCCTGAACCGAGCCAGGAAAAAGCTGCGCACCGCGCTGGGTGGCACCAATCCCATGCTCGAACCCGAGGAGACCGATCATGGATGA
- a CDS encoding heparinase II/III domain-containing protein: MFQHARGALGLIANRPAPSSLATADGPVVYPAGRFPAIKVAEVMRGRVTFVGLPPVDLDPDIDWCLDPYRNRSWALNLHALRWMGRLVGEYERSGRPEYLTRAVEIAADWVRKNPRGGNGVSPWAWAEHPVALRAPALVCLSAYVRADWLSDSLVEHAGILSDPALYRRGHNHGLDQDIALLAIGCRLGRERWKDLAIRRMAESAELSIDAQGALHEQAPRYGVYVHQRLGTAMEAIGRSEAEIPAGLAARRASLETYVSHATQPDGRLVPIGDSPADTRPEGFPHGESTVKVFDGGYVFGRTAWDDPESAYYSIRFGPGRRLHGHEDHLGVTYHAHGRDILVEAGFHSYERTAYREWTASPEAHNVPIVVDAAFRAGTATRLASSSVGRTRQSYTLTDDAYGVSRTRSVLVCHGADLMAVLDTVPAGSALRNLWHLGPSLRVVSNRDGRVVLADGNWRATLLQLAMPSLLPVGGQEVRACEISTGYLRKADTATVLSPPASSLLTLIVPGTEDPEVTLSEGRVTVHTPGGPVSFAQSLDFTPSLDRP, translated from the coding sequence TTGTTTCAGCATGCCCGCGGGGCCCTCGGCCTGATCGCGAACCGTCCCGCCCCGTCCTCCCTCGCGACAGCGGACGGCCCGGTCGTCTACCCGGCCGGGCGGTTCCCAGCGATCAAAGTGGCCGAGGTCATGCGGGGCCGGGTCACGTTCGTCGGCCTGCCCCCCGTCGACCTGGACCCGGACATCGACTGGTGCCTCGACCCGTACCGCAACCGTTCCTGGGCACTGAACCTGCACGCGCTGAGATGGATGGGACGGCTGGTCGGGGAGTACGAGCGGTCAGGGAGACCGGAGTACCTCACCCGCGCCGTGGAGATCGCCGCTGACTGGGTCAGGAAGAACCCGCGCGGCGGGAACGGTGTCAGCCCCTGGGCCTGGGCCGAGCACCCGGTCGCGCTGCGCGCACCGGCCCTGGTCTGCCTCAGCGCGTACGTGCGTGCCGACTGGCTGTCCGACAGTCTGGTCGAGCACGCCGGGATCCTGTCCGACCCCGCGCTCTACCGCCGGGGCCACAACCACGGCCTGGACCAGGACATCGCGCTGCTGGCAATCGGCTGCCGTCTTGGGCGGGAACGGTGGAAGGACCTGGCCATCCGGCGGATGGCCGAGTCGGCGGAACTCTCCATCGACGCGCAGGGAGCGCTGCACGAGCAGGCTCCGAGATACGGCGTATACGTTCACCAACGGCTGGGGACGGCCATGGAGGCGATCGGGAGGTCCGAGGCCGAGATCCCCGCCGGTCTCGCCGCGCGGCGGGCATCGCTGGAGACGTACGTCAGCCACGCCACCCAGCCCGACGGCCGCCTGGTGCCGATCGGTGACAGCCCGGCCGACACGCGCCCCGAGGGTTTCCCGCACGGGGAGAGCACCGTGAAGGTGTTCGACGGCGGTTACGTCTTCGGCAGGACGGCGTGGGACGACCCGGAATCCGCCTACTACTCGATCAGGTTCGGCCCCGGGCGCCGCCTGCACGGCCACGAGGACCATCTGGGCGTCACCTATCACGCCCACGGCCGGGACATCCTGGTGGAGGCGGGTTTCCACTCCTACGAGAGAACGGCCTACCGGGAGTGGACGGCCTCCCCCGAGGCGCACAACGTTCCCATCGTCGTGGACGCCGCCTTCCGTGCGGGTACGGCGACACGCCTCGCGAGCTCGTCCGTGGGCCGCACCCGCCAGTCCTACACGCTCACCGACGACGCGTACGGTGTCAGTCGCACGCGCTCGGTCCTGGTCTGCCACGGCGCCGACCTGATGGCCGTACTGGACACGGTCCCGGCAGGGTCGGCGCTGCGCAACCTGTGGCACCTCGGCCCGTCGCTCAGGGTGGTCTCCAACCGCGACGGCAGGGTGGTGCTGGCCGACGGGAACTGGCGGGCGACGCTGCTGCAACTCGCGATGCCCTCCCTCCTGCCGGTCGGCGGCCAGGAGGTGCGGGCCTGCGAGATCTCGACCGGCTACCTCAGGAAGGCGGACACGGCGACGGTGCTCTCCCCTCCGGCCTCCTCCCTGCTGACCCTGATCGTCCCGGGCACCGAAGACCCGGAGGTCACCCTCTCCGAGGGGAGGGTGACCGTCCACACCCCCGGCGGCCCCGTCTCCTTCGCTCAGTCGCTCGACTTCACGCCCTCGCTCGACCGTCCATGA
- a CDS encoding NADAR family protein has translation MSDLIRAPRSVAEAVAAERDGERLRYLFFWGHQPPRDGGVGAGCLSQWWEATFTSEGHDFRSAEHYMMAHKAWLFGDGRTAARILAAEHPGEAKKLGREVRGFDGAVWDEHRYEIVVRGNIAKFGEHPELKDFLLGTRSRVLVEASPVDRIWGIGLAADDERAASPTTWRGLNLLGFALMDARDALDAT, from the coding sequence GTGTCCGATCTCATCAGAGCGCCCCGCTCGGTCGCCGAGGCCGTCGCCGCCGAGCGGGACGGCGAGCGGTTGCGTTACCTGTTCTTCTGGGGCCACCAGCCGCCGCGTGACGGCGGAGTCGGCGCCGGGTGCCTCAGCCAGTGGTGGGAGGCCACCTTCACCTCGGAGGGGCACGACTTCCGGTCGGCCGAGCACTACATGATGGCGCACAAGGCATGGCTGTTCGGCGACGGCAGGACCGCCGCGCGCATCCTCGCCGCCGAGCACCCCGGCGAGGCCAAGAAACTCGGCCGCGAGGTCCGCGGCTTCGACGGGGCCGTGTGGGACGAGCACCGCTACGAGATCGTGGTGCGCGGCAACATCGCCAAGTTCGGCGAGCACCCCGAGCTGAAGGACTTCCTGCTCGGCACCCGCTCCCGCGTCCTGGTCGAGGCCAGCCCCGTCGACCGGATCTGGGGCATCGGACTCGCCGCCGACGACGAACGCGCCGCCTCCCCCACCACCTGGCGGGGCCTGAACCTGCTCGGCTTCGCCCTCATGGACGCCCGCGACGCCCTGGACGCCACATGA